In Eupeodes corollae chromosome 3, idEupCoro1.1, whole genome shotgun sequence, a single genomic region encodes these proteins:
- the LOC129949006 gene encoding putative nuclease HARBI1 yields the protein MAEYMNIFAPVESTGNYKILYRFTQTQIEALTDYFFQSSDTFRGGRLSNKTRMMVFLRFVADPGFQSGIAEDFGIDQSSVSRIIIEVGEKIVRKKEDWIKFPNTLEQTDAEKVIWLNKYQFPSCIGAIDCTHVRIKKPIRHSDEFVNRKGFHSINVQATCNGAELFTSVDISWPGSVHDSRIFKNSEIYQTLLESSSTILIGDEGYGITPFLMTPYRNPVSAAEVNFNNILTQERVIIERVFGQLKQKFPCLQYKLRVATRNAPKVIMSCFILHNISKAFQGGDENEENQMDAPMDIEEEEHTPLFPPNDTSRRDSLLRVAGQSKRNEIARLLLNQNR from the exons ATGGCTGAGTACATGAATATTTTTGCTCCTGTTGAGTCAAcaggaaattataaaattctttatagGTTTACCCAAACTCAAATTGAGGCCTTAacagattatttttttcaaagtagtGATACTTTTCGGGGTGGTCGTTTATCTAACAAAACCAGAATGATGGTTTTTCTACGATTCGTTGCTGATCCTGGTTTCCAAAGCGGAATTGCCGAAGATTTCGGAATCGACCAAAGTTCGGTATCTAGGATCATCATCGAAGTTGGTGAAAAAATTGTAAGGAAAAAAGAGGACTGGATTAAATTTCCGAATACGTTGGAGCAGACAGATGCCGAAAAAGTAATTTGGCTAAATAAGTATCAATTCCCATCCTGCATTGGAGCAATTGATTGCACTCACGTGCGCATTAAAAAGCCTATCCGTCACAGTGATGAATTTGTAAATAGAAAAG GTTTTCATTCAATAAATGTTCAAGCGACATGCAACGGAGCGGAACTGTTTACGAGTGTTGACATCTCTTGGCCAGGGTCGGTACATGATTCGagaatctttaaaaattctgaaatttacCAAACTCTCCTTGAAAGTTCATCAACTATACTCATTGGCGACGAGGGCTATGGAATTACTCCGTTTTTAATGACTCCGTACCGGAACCCTGTCAGTGCCGCTGAAGTTAACTTTAACAATATTCTAACGCAAGAAAGAGTTATTATTGAGAGAGTATTTGGCcagcttaaacaaaaatttccttGTCTGCAATATAAATTAAGAGTGGCAACACGCAACGCACCAAAGGTAATAATGTCGTGTTTTATTCTGCAcaacatttcaaaagcattccAGGGTGGGGATGAAAATGAGGAAAACCAGATGGATGCTCCAATGgatatagaagaagaagaacatacCCCTCTCTTTCCCCCCAATGACACATCAAGGAGAGATTCTCTTCTCAGAGTAGCTGGTCAGAGCAAAAGAAACGAAATTGCGAGGCTTTTGCTCAACCAAAACCGTTAG